TCCCCGCGATCATGCTCACCGGGGGACCCATGAAAGCCAATGTCGTTGAGGGTCAGAAGCATCACCCGATAGAAGGCTTCGGGATCGTGGGACAGGTAAAAGGCGGGAAGTTGAGCGAGGCGGAGGCGCAAGCACTGCTCCCGCAGCTGGCCTGCGGCGCGGGCTCCTGCGTCGGATTGTTTACCGCAAACACCATGGCAACCGTAACCGAGGTGCTGGGTATGTCCGTCACCCGATGCGCGACCACGCTCGCGATCGACCCGAAGAAGAAGGAGCAGGCGTACGAGACCGGGAAACGGATCGTCGAGCTGGTGCAGGCGGACGTGAAGCCGCGCGAGATCATGACTCCGGCAGCATTCGAGAACGCCATTCGCGTGGACATGGCGATGGGCGGCTCGACCAATACCGTGCTCCATATTCCCGCGATCGCGAAGGAAGCCGGCGTGGACATTGACGTGGATCTGTTCGATTCGATCTCACGTGAGACGCCGAATTTATGTAAGATCATCCCTGCAGGGCCGTACGAGATGGCGGATATCGACCGTGCGGGCGGTATTCCCGCGGTGCTCAATCGCCTGCGAACGATGCTGAAGGATTCGCCGACCGTTAACGGCACATCGATCATGGAGATCGCGGAGGCCGGGCGGGTGCTGGACGATAAGATTATCCGGCCGCTTGAGAACCCGTTCTTCACGGAAGGCGGGATCGCGGTGCTCAAGGGCAATATCGCGCACAGCTCAGTCATCAAGCAGACGGCCGTGGAGAGCGAGATGATGGTGCATTCCGGGCCGGCGAGGGTCTTTTATACCGAGCAGAATTTGCTGGACGCGATCGAAGCGCGGCAGATCAAGGAAGGTGACGTTGTCGTGTTACCGTTCCAGGGTCCCGCCGGTGCGCCGGGTATGCCGGAGATGCTCACGCCAACGGATGCTATAAGGGGCGCAGGCTACACAAAAGTGGCCTTGCTCACCGACGGCCGGTTCTCGGGCGGTACATCAGGCCCGTGCATCGGCCATATCGAGATGGAAGCGTACAACGGCGGCGCTATCGCTGCCATTCAGAACGGTGACATCGTCGGGATCGATATCCCGAACCGCTCATTGCAGGTGAAGCTGAGCGACGCGGATATCCAGGAGCGGCTGAAAAAGGTGACGGCGCCTGCGCGGAAGTTGACGCCACTGCTTGCAGCATACCGTGAGAAGTTCGCCGGCGTTAACTGCTACGGGAAATAAACACGGCGGGCGGGCGCTCCGCAGCCATGCTCCGCTGATCCAATCCCGCCAGTCCTGCACCTCATGGTCCGTCAGGCAGCATGCTGATCGACATTCTTCCCCCACTAACGAAATCGCAAGTTATATAAACAACTTCGACCTTGGAGATGTCCGGAGGTGGATGGAACATATGGCAGAGAGGAAGGAATCTCATTTCGCGCGCGTGGCGAAGCGTGAGGAAGAATTGAGGGCAACGGGCGAAGAGGTGAAGATTACGGAAGAGATGGAGGCGGTCATCGCGAAAGCGGGCGGCTGGGCGATCGCCACGGTCTCTGATCAGGGCGTCCCCAACGTCGTGCCTATGGCCTTCGCGAAGGTGCTCTCGAAGAACCAGCTCATGATGGTCGACATTTTCCTGAATAAGACCCGAGCGAACATTCTGATGAACCCCCGCATCGCGGTTTCCGTCTGGGATGATGCAACCAGTAAGGGCTACCAGTTCAAGGGCAAAGCGCATTTTGAGGACTCCGGACCGATCTTCAACACTGCGATCGCCATGGTGAAGGCGAGGACAGACAAGCTCAAGCCGAAGGCCGCGTTGGTCGTTGATGTCCAGGAGATCTTCGTCACGTCTTCGGGCCCTGATGCGGGCAAACGGGTGGCCGGTGCGCCTGGCTGGTGAATCCTTTTTGCGCGATACTGAGCTAAGCGAGCGAGGGGTGTGAAAAGCAGTACATCCCCCTCAGCTTTATTTTCCCTGCTCTTTTTCAATACCCGGAGTGCATTTATTTAGAGCGCGACTCGGGGCGGTCTACCGTCCACTCCGTGCCCTCAGGTGTGTCCTTTACTAAAATCCCACGCTTCTCTAGTTCCGTTCGCAGGTGATCAGCTTCGTCCCAGCGCTTCTGACGCCGCAGCTCTTCGCGGTGCTTGATCATGGCTAGAAGCTCGTGCGGGAGCTGATCCACAGGAGGATGAAAATCGATACCAAGCACCTCGCCGATTTCGTCGAGCGCAGGCGTGAGATCCTCTCCGGTCTTATGCATCTGCTTTGCCAGCTCGAACAGGAGCGCTACGACACTTGGCGTGTTGAAATCCTCATCCATTGCCGCAACGAACCGCGCAATCCAGGGCTTCATGTCTCCTGCTTTCACACCGGCCTTCCGGGCCTCGCGTATGTACCGTAACCGGTCCCGTGACTCGGTCATCGCGGTCTCCGTAAAATTGATTGGGCTGCGATAGTGCGTGGAGATGAGCATAAGCCGGAGCGTATCGACGTCCCATGACTGCAGCGCCTCGCGAATGGTGATGAAGTTCCCGAGCGATTTGGACATCTTCCGTCCGCCGACCTTCAGGAACCCGGTATGCAACCAGTAGTTCACCATCGGCTTCTGCCCGCTGATCGCCTCCATCTGCGCGATCTCAGCCTCGTGATGCGGGAATATCAGATCCTGCGCGCCGCCGTGCGCATCGTAGGTCGGCCCGAACTCCGTTTCGGTAATCGCGGTATCCTCTATATGCCAGCCCGGTCGTCCCTTGCCCAGCTCGGATTCCCAGTAGGGCTCGCCCGGCTTAAACCGTTTCCACAGGCAGAAGTCCGCCTTGTTCCGCTTTCCCCGTGCATCATCGATACGTGAGACGGTATCCTCGGCGTCCTCCAGGGTACGGCCCGAGAGCTTGCCGTACTCCTGAAACCGGGAGACGTCATAATAGTAGCCATCATCCAATTCGTACGCATAGCCCAGCTCGAGCAGCTGCTGCACCTGCCCGACGATCGCATCGATGTATTCGGTCGCGGGCGCGTATTTCCGCACGCTCGTGACGCGCAGAGCACGCATATCCTCAAGATACGCGCGGGTGAACGTCCCGGCAAGTTCCTGACA
The genomic region above belongs to Methanomicrobia archaeon and contains:
- the ilvD gene encoding dihydroxy-acid dehydratase, which translates into the protein MRSDILKERIETLPHRALLLSAGLKQEDFALDKPFIGVANSYNTIVPGHILLNELTQEVKRGIRDAGGVPLEWGVPGVCDGVAMFVEMRLSLPSREHIADNIEIMTLSHSLDGWVGVTNCDKITPGMLMAAGRLNIPAIMLTGGPMKANVVEGQKHHPIEGFGIVGQVKGGKLSEAEAQALLPQLACGAGSCVGLFTANTMATVTEVLGMSVTRCATTLAIDPKKKEQAYETGKRIVELVQADVKPREIMTPAAFENAIRVDMAMGGSTNTVLHIPAIAKEAGVDIDVDLFDSISRETPNLCKIIPAGPYEMADIDRAGGIPAVLNRLRTMLKDSPTVNGTSIMEIAEAGRVLDDKIIRPLENPFFTEGGIAVLKGNIAHSSVIKQTAVESEMMVHSGPARVFYTEQNLLDAIEARQIKEGDVVVLPFQGPAGAPGMPEMLTPTDAIRGAGYTKVALLTDGRFSGGTSGPCIGHIEMEAYNGGAIAAIQNGDIVGIDIPNRSLQVKLSDADIQERLKKVTAPARKLTPLLAAYREKFAGVNCYGK
- a CDS encoding pyridoxamine 5'-phosphate oxidase; the encoded protein is MEHMAERKESHFARVAKREEELRATGEEVKITEEMEAVIAKAGGWAIATVSDQGVPNVVPMAFAKVLSKNQLMMVDIFLNKTRANILMNPRIAVSVWDDATSKGYQFKGKAHFEDSGPIFNTAIAMVKARTDKLKPKAALVVDVQEIFVTSSGPDAGKRVAGAPGW
- a CDS encoding cysteine--tRNA ligase, whose protein sequence is MTIRIYNTLTRKKTPFVPREGGGNGMYIRLFVCGPTVYDYSHIGHARTYVAFDVIVRYLRYRGYEVYYLQNITDIDDKIIARARETGMNCQELAGTFTRAYLEDMRALRVTSVRKYAPATEYIDAIVGQVQQLLELGYAYELDDGYYYDVSRFQEYGKLSGRTLEDAEDTVSRIDDARGKRNKADFCLWKRFKPGEPYWESELGKGRPGWHIEDTAITETEFGPTYDAHGGAQDLIFPHHEAEIAQMEAISGQKPMVNYWLHTGFLKVGGRKMSKSLGNFITIREALQSWDVDTLRLMLISTHYRSPINFTETAMTESRDRLRYIREARKAGVKAGDMKPWIARFVAAMDEDFNTPSVVALLFELAKQMHKTGEDLTPALDEIGEVLGIDFHPPVDQLPHELLAMIKHREELRRQKRWDEADHLRTELEKRGILVKDTPEGTEWTVDRPESRSK